The Punica granatum isolate Tunisia-2019 chromosome 4, ASM765513v2, whole genome shotgun sequence genome has a window encoding:
- the LOC116204046 gene encoding uncharacterized protein LOC116204046 codes for MDGIERSRMWKSLKQRLGLKRMGCCGAIFGPARAGTTAAPTITIIETLNMDDEYSDPDDNGSRRSSTFSAPFVSQVPSAAGMNLAMALAAERNLRGTGPDAAAAVGRVKTLMALIEETDGVDLKVGRRRRERRGGAGGGCDGVCCVCMERNKGAAFIPCGHTFCRACSRELWIGRGSCPICNRSILEILDIF; via the coding sequence ATGGATGGGATAGAGAGGAGCAGGATGTGGAAGAGCCTGAAGCAGCGGCTGGGACTGAAGCGGATGGGCTGCTGCGGGGCCATCTTCGGCCCCGCCAGAGCCGGAACCACCGCCGCTCCCACCATCACCATCATAGAGACGCTCAACATGGACGACGAATACAGCGACCCCGACGACAACGGCAGCCGGCGGAGCAGCACCTTCAGCGCGCCTTTCGTGAGCCAGGTACCATCGGCGGCGGGGATGAACCTGGCGATGGCGTTGGCGGCTGAGCGGAACCTCCGGGGGACTGGCCCCGACGCGGCGGCGGCTGTGGGGAGGGTGAAGACGCTGATGGCGCTGATCGAGGAGACGGACGGCGTGGATTTGAAGGttgggaggaggaggagggagaggcGGGGTGGCGCCGGCGGGGGGTGCGACGGGGTGTGCTGCGTGTGCATGGAGAGGAATAAGGGCGCGGCTTTTATCCCCTGTGGCCACACCTTCTGTCGGGCCTGCTCCCGGGAGCTCTGGATCGGCCGGGGCTCTTGCCCCATCTGCAACCGTTCGATCTTAGAGATCCTTGACATATTCTGA
- the LOC116204045 gene encoding tyrosine-protein phosphatase DSP1-like isoform X2, whose amino-acid sequence MKVPTAADPKDDHSTNNNSNSNSNGNINNCRGGDNMCKTIEVAVLDHRELSPHPVALSPPSGDEPHYIPPLNFAMVDNGIFRSGFPDSANFSFIQSLGLRSIICLCPEPYPETNMEFLKSNGIKLFQFGIEGYKEPFVNIPEDTIREALKVVIDVRNHPVLIHCKRGKHRTGCLVGCLRKLQRWCLSSVFDEYQRFAAAKARVSDQRI is encoded by the exons ATGAAAGTGCCAACAGCAGCTGACCCCAAGGACGACCACAGCACCAACAACAACAGCAACAGCAACAGCAACGGCAACATCAACAACTGCCGCGGCGGCGACAACATGTGTAAGACGATCGAGGTCGCCGTCCTGGACCACCGGGAACTGTCCCCGCATCCGGTTGCTCTGTCGCCTCCCTCCGGGGACGAGCCCCACTACATCCCCCCGCTCAACTTCGCCATGGTCGACAATGGCATCTTCAGGTCCGGCTTCCCCGACTCCGCCAACTTCTCCTTCATCCAATCCCTTGGCCTCCGCTCCATCAT ATGCCTGTGTCCGGAGCCGTACCCTGAGACCAACATGGAGTTCCTGAAGTCCAACGGCATCAAACTCTTCCAATTCGGGATTGAAGGTTACAAG GAGCCTTTTGTAAATATTCCCGAGGATACCATTCGAGAAGCACTAAAAGTTGTTATTG ATGTAAGGAATCATCCAGTCCTTATTCATTGTAAACGAGGAAAG CACCGAACTGGTTGTCTCGTGGGGTGCCTGAGGAAACTCCAGCGATGGTGCCTGTCTTCGGTGTTTGACGAGTACCAACGATTTGCAGCAGCAAAAGCCCGAGTTTCGGATCAGAg GATTTGA
- the LOC116204045 gene encoding tyrosine-protein phosphatase DSP1-like isoform X1, protein MKVPTAADPKDDHSTNNNSNSNSNGNINNCRGGDNMCKTIEVAVLDHRELSPHPVALSPPSGDEPHYIPPLNFAMVDNGIFRSGFPDSANFSFIQSLGLRSIICLCPEPYPETNMEFLKSNGIKLFQFGIEGYKEPFVNIPEDTIREALKVVIDVRNHPVLIHCKRGKHRTGCLVGCLRKLQRWCLSSVFDEYQRFAAAKARVSDQRFMELFDISSFKNIPLSFSCSKR, encoded by the exons ATGAAAGTGCCAACAGCAGCTGACCCCAAGGACGACCACAGCACCAACAACAACAGCAACAGCAACAGCAACGGCAACATCAACAACTGCCGCGGCGGCGACAACATGTGTAAGACGATCGAGGTCGCCGTCCTGGACCACCGGGAACTGTCCCCGCATCCGGTTGCTCTGTCGCCTCCCTCCGGGGACGAGCCCCACTACATCCCCCCGCTCAACTTCGCCATGGTCGACAATGGCATCTTCAGGTCCGGCTTCCCCGACTCCGCCAACTTCTCCTTCATCCAATCCCTTGGCCTCCGCTCCATCAT ATGCCTGTGTCCGGAGCCGTACCCTGAGACCAACATGGAGTTCCTGAAGTCCAACGGCATCAAACTCTTCCAATTCGGGATTGAAGGTTACAAG GAGCCTTTTGTAAATATTCCCGAGGATACCATTCGAGAAGCACTAAAAGTTGTTATTG ATGTAAGGAATCATCCAGTCCTTATTCATTGTAAACGAGGAAAG CACCGAACTGGTTGTCTCGTGGGGTGCCTGAGGAAACTCCAGCGATGGTGCCTGTCTTCGGTGTTTGACGAGTACCAACGATTTGCAGCAGCAAAAGCCCGAGTTTCGGATCAGAggttcatggagttattcgaTATTTCTAGCTTCAAGAATATCCCACTCTCCTTTTCGTGCTCTAAGAGGTGA